CGGCCGCACCGGTACCGGGCGACGCTTGCTGTCCTATGTGGACGAGCCTGGTGTCGAAACGCATCTGCCCCTCGCAAAGCGCCGCGGATCGAACGGAGGCGTTTGAGTTTAACATGACATAGTCTCTTGGAGACCAGCCACGCCCTCAGCAGCTTGGCAACCTCGCTCCCCCGATCACATGCTTTAATGAAGCATAGCGATCAGGAGCCCCGCGCAGGCCGGCATCGCCGCCGGCGGTCGAGAAGGGTGGTGCGCAGCCGTCATGCGTTTTCTCCCCGATTCACACGCTCCCTCGGTCACGGTCGTCGGCTTCGGCTACGTCGGGTCCTGCCTGGGCGTGACCCTCGCCGAGCGGGGCCTCCGCGTCACCGGCGTCGACAGCAACCGCGCGCTCGTCGACGAGCTGCGCGACGGGCGCTGCCCCATCCCCGAGCCCGGGCTCGCCGATGCCGTCGCCCGGCTGGCCGGCTCGGGGCGGTTCACCTGCACCACGGGGTACGAGGACGCCGGCGCGACCGACGTCGTGGTCATCACCGTCGGCACGCCCGTCGGCCCGGACCACCGGATCGTCACCGACCAGCTCGAGGAGGCGTGCAAGCGGCTCGCCACCCGGCTGCGCCGCGGGCAGCTCGTCGTCGTCAAGAGCACCGTCCCGCCAGGCACCACCCGCGAGCTGGTCCTGCCCCTGCTGGAGCGCAGCGGGCTGGTCGCCGGGCGCGACTTCGGGCTGGCGTACTGCCCCGAGCGGCTGGCGCAGGGCAGCGCGCTGCGCCAGCTCGCCGAGCTTCCCGTGGTCGTCGGCGGCTACGACCCGGAGAGCACCGCGGCCGCCGTGCAGTTCTGGAAGCAGGCGCTCGACGTACCGGTCCAGACGCTGCCCGGCCTGGAGACCGCCGAGGTGGTCAAGCTGGCCTCCAACTGGTGGATCGACGTGAACGTGGCGCTCGCCAACGAGCTGGCCCAGTTCTGCGCCCCGCACGGCGTGGACGTGCTGGACGTGATCGCCGCGGCGAACGCGCTGCCCAAGGGCGAGGGCCGGGTCAACATCCTGCTGCCCAGCGTCGGCGTGGGCGGCTCCTGCCTCACCAAGGACCCGTGGATGGCCTGGCG
The window above is part of the Phytohabitans houttuyneae genome. Proteins encoded here:
- a CDS encoding nucleotide sugar dehydrogenase: MRFLPDSHAPSVTVVGFGYVGSCLGVTLAERGLRVTGVDSNRALVDELRDGRCPIPEPGLADAVARLAGSGRFTCTTGYEDAGATDVVVITVGTPVGPDHRIVTDQLEEACKRLATRLRRGQLVVVKSTVPPGTTRELVLPLLERSGLVAGRDFGLAYCPERLAQGSALRQLAELPVVVGGYDPESTAAAVQFWKQALDVPVQTLPGLETAEVVKLASNWWIDVNVALANELAQFCAPHGVDVLDVIAAANALPKGEGRVNILLPSVGVGGSCLTKDPWMAWRAAADRGIALETVETARRVNDAMPTRAGQLIADELAALGKAPAECTVAVLGVAFKSNTGDLRDTPVVGVVDALRATGAAVRLFDPLADPADVEARFGARPVASVEAAVSGVDAIAILAGHQEFHRLDFARLRAEVAMPCLIFDGRMYYPPDTIADLTSLGYRYRGVGR